Below is a window of Podospora pseudocomata strain CBS 415.72m chromosome 1 map unlocalized CBS415.72m_1.2, whole genome shotgun sequence DNA.
GGCAGTCTCGGCAACGGCCTCGGTGGCAGCAGGGGTCTCCTTGACGGGAGCCTCAGCAACAggagcagccttcttcttgccgaaGGGGAGGCTGCCAAAGATGCTGGAGCGCTTGGTAGGGACAGCAGGGCGGGCCTCagcgacctcctccttcttctcctcagccttctcctcgggctTGGCCTCAGTGGCCGCAGCCTCGGTGGTGGCAGGGGCAgcctcggtggtggtctcAGCAACGGtggcagcctcaacagcgggagcaacctcagcagcaggagcCTCGGTGACAGCGGGGGCGTCGGTAGCGGCAGGCTCCTCAGCAGTGGCAGCGGGAGTCTCAGCAGTAGGCtcggcggccttcttctcctccttcttgccgaggaggctgccgaagATGGAAGTGCGCTTACGGCTGGCGGAGCGACGCTTgggctcctccttcttgacctcctcgttcttctcctcctccttgacctcctccttgggggTCTCGACGGCAGCGGCCTCAACAGGAGcctcggcaacggcggcggcggcctccTCAGTGGTGGCAGCAGGGGCAACCTCAGCGGCGGGCTCAgcagccttttcctccttcttgacgggGGCAGGCTTGAAGCTCTCAAGGGTCTTCTTGTAGGTCTCAGATTCGGTGACAGTGGCAGCAagctccttggcctcggcaaTCTTGGCCTTCAGCTGGGCAACCCAGTTGTCACGGTCAGCGGCAGTGGGGGCCTTGAAGGTGTGCTTGTGGCCCTTGGAAGAGAAGTGGAACTTGTTGGTGCCATCGACAACGGGCTCAGTAGCCTCAGCCTGTAATTTTTTGTTAGGATTTGAAACATTTTGAATCGGACATTGAACAGACGTACAAGCTGGATAGCGCCGTTGGGAGCAGCCTTGTCACCCTTCTCGCTGTAGAAAAGGAGACCCTTGCCGGTCTCGGCAGCCCACGAGGCAACGTGATGGGCGACATCAGcggccttctcagccttgaaGCTGGCGATCTCCTTGACATTGACGGGCTCAGAGCCAAACCAGAACAGGGTCTTGGTGTAGAGGAAGTTCCTAATCGAGGATGTTAGTCACTGATGACTCGAAAACTGTCGAGTCTGGCGTGATGCTGAAACGTACTTGGGGAAGTTGGCGCCCTGGCCCTTGTGCTCGAGGTGGCCCTCCTCAACAggcttgacctcctccttcttggcctcctcggcctcggcagcGGGAGCCTCAGCGGCGACCTCAGtctcggtggcggcggcagggGTAGCCTCGACAGCAGGAGCAGTCTCGGAAACCTCAGCAACGGCGGGGGTGGCCTCAGCGGGCTTCGTCTCGACAACGGGCTCGGCGACAGGAGCGGTGGTCGCAGGGACCTCAACGGGCTTTGTTGTGTCGGCCATTTTTGATTGTGTGATGGGTGGTTGCAAAAAGCAGGGTATCTGGGTATctcaagaaaaaagaaaaaatggGTATCGGGTATCACTGAGAGAGAAGACTTCGCAAGAAATATTAAGCACGCGTGGCCTGCACTGGTCTGGACGAGGCAGAAAAAACTCGTCGAGTCGAGGTGTTGGCTggtgggtggaaggagagaaggagagagaggagaatGGAAAGGCGAGCCGTGTGATGGTTCCTGGGGGTACTTATTTCGGAACTGGCAGTCGGTCGTGCTCTGTGAAGGGAAACGGTAGGACTCTTGTGCGATCCGTCCGCTCTTCTCTCACCCCCCagtcccccccccccaatcgCCCCCATCAGGTCCAGTGACTCCAGTCACAGTGAATGGTCCGTTTCCCCTGGCCAGACCCAAAGCGGAAGCAACACTGTGCGACAACCCTTGCCCTCTCGCTGCTCTCGCTCCCTGACCAGCTGCTGGGCAGACAAAGAAAGGCACACCGTCTTATCCAAAACGATGCTCAGTTGCTGGGAGACACGAAATTGCTTCAAACCGTTATTAGACAGGGATCCagttttccctttttttccctttgcACACGCGCCTACTGCAGCCACCAAGAGCTCTCAAGGTCCATGGTCCACATTCGCTGCATCTTCACTGGCCAGTGCGCTTCTAGGGTCCTGGTCAGTATGCAGGAGGTACTTTGGCGACAAGTACCGACATGTCGTTTCTGTGCCAGGGAGCCCGCTGCAGGACACCATCGAACCCGCCTGATTTGCATCACGAACCGCCTGAGAGAGTCTCCTGCGCATTGAAGGGGTGACTTGCTGTTGCGGTATCCCTCCCTGAACATGTCCCGTTCTCCCAGGCTTGTCGATCAGGGCCTTGCGTCTGGACACTGGCATCCATCCACGACCTCACCTCGTCAGCCAGCCCCTATTCCACCGTCAACACCCACCGCCTAAACAGAGATTTTCCTCTTGTCCCTCCGCTGTAGGTGGGTATCTCTCAAGAACAGTCAGAGCTGCCAAGTTGTCTCCGTTTTCACTTCAAAAGTCAACGATAGCGGTCCTGTAATTTGACCATCACAAAAGAAGGGTTCGCACGTTGCAAAGCGGGGCGTTTACCGCTTGCCGTCTGCCAGAGCTCCACTCCCGTAAAATTTGGTGCCGACGTTATGAGAACGTAATCAACCATGGCCCCACCCATTCCCACTCACCTTTTCACTAGCCCATGCTCAAGCCCCAGATGGCGTTCGCGCTGCTCCACATGACATCTGCCCGTTCGGACGACACCACAACCTCGACGAAACATTTCAGCGACTCCTTAAAAGGGGGCTCACTCCCTCACTGCAGCTTCCTGGTGTCGGAGTGCCTTGGCGcctcttgttggtgatgacctCGGAAGCCTCTGATTGTTGTGAAGCAGCAGCTCTGGAATGTGAGAGGTGCAAAGAAACTTTTATGCTCCAGCGTCAGATCATCTTGACAGCCTTGGCCCCACTGCTGCCGCGCATCGCACATGGTCAGGGACCGAAAGGCTGGACACTGGTTTCAAATTCGCTGCATCGATGAACTTGGCACTTTAAGCATCTCGACGTTGACCTCGAATAAGTGGATGGTATTGCGCCACCAGGCATTTACGCATGGGTAAGATCTACATTTTTTATATAAGACTATTAATACTACGGATTTATATTATAGATATTTACTTTTTACATTAAATAAAATTAAATACTTTAGTATTATATAAGTCAAAAATTTACATATTTTTATAACTCATTGAAGTTTTTGTTAACTTTAGCTTTTACGTTTAATAATATCgataataataataaattTATTATGAAGATTCATTTTTACTTTTTTATTAATTAATTATATTACTTATTTTTTTGGATATTTTTGGTTTAactttaaaaaaaaatatttgTTATTATCTTTTATATATAAACTTTATTAATTTATTAAAACTAATTTTATTTACAAAGTTCCGTTGAAAAATAATCTGAAATTTATATTTACTTTATGTAAAAATTTAAATATATTTTAAATGATTTTAATATAATTATAGTTTTATATAAAAATTGAATTCAAAAAATATTTATAATACGTTTCATATAAAAGTAATTATTTTGAATATTTCATTATTTTTTTAATATATATTATATACTCTTTAATTTTATTAGATATCTTTGAAAGTTATTTTGATCAAAAAAATATAAACTATAAGTATAGAAAAGTTTTATAAATATAACATTTTTATTCAAACTCGTTAATTTCGTTAAAGTTATAATCATTAATCATTAATAATTGTTTGTCAAAATAGTAATATTAATGATATAAACTTTAACTAATTATTTTAAATTAAATCTTTAACGAATTTAATTAATAGATAATAAAATATATCTTTACATTTTTATACTTTAAAATATTTTAACAGAAACTATTACTATTAAATAGAAATAGTTATAAATTTAATAAAAACGGAGAAAGATTATTTAGCGGCTATAATATATTTTTAGATTATAGCTAAACTTATTTTTCTAAATCGTAAACGATAAACTCCGTAATACAAAGTTTTGTTATAATTATTAATATTTTAATTTTTTATTATATTATTTTATCTCTATTAGTTTAATATTAAACCTTAATAATTCTAATTAAAAAAGTAAAGTATTTAACTTACAAAGTATTAATGTTTTCAAAATACCGATAATTCGCTTAATATTAGTCTATTTATTTTGTTTTAAGATAAATATTTAATTTTCAGGCAAAACATTAATATATTTAAAAATTTCAAAATTTAGTTCTCGATATTACCTTTATTAATAATATGATTAACAAAGTAACGACTTTAAATAGAAAATATGAAAACTTTTTAGGTTTTTTTAAACAATAATTTACTCTCTTAAATATTTTTCAGAATAATAAAAGCTTTTAAAATACATTTTTATAATATACTTCCTAGACTTTTTTCTATTGTCAATACGCAATTATATAATAAAGATACAGATATTGTTCAATAATATGTAAAGTATAATAAAAAACTTTTATTTCTAACAATTTATATAATATACATGAAGTTagatttttttttaaaaaaaaataaactagaaaaataaataaataaactAGGTAGTTAGAATGTTTCATATGTATAAAGTGTTAATGCTAAAGCGGGATATAGCGTAAGTAGCTGGTAGGGTAATAGGGTGGTAAGCTCACTTAACGACTACAACAATAACAAGtagcttcttcttctctttatTGTTGGCCATGCATTGTGATGCTCAGTTGGGCCGATATTCCTATCAATATTTTCTCTGTGGTTTTCCGTCCCCTGTCTTCGGCAGCCAAATCGAGCGATGGAGTTCAAGCAATATCCACGCCAACAGCAGGGGTtcaaggggggggggaaagcaGCCTCAACATCGGCAAGCCGAAGCCGCTCCAGTGGCGTCTTGTCAGTCGTGGGGTTACCACGGTAGGGCCATCACCGCCTTGACCGCTTTTCTGACATCGCGACGGCGGCTCGATTTCGAGATTTCATCGGCCAGTGAGGTCCTCACACCCTCTGGGCTATCCTCAAGCAACAGGATGGCAAAAGTCGAGCTTCATGTCGACGCCATGCcgccgccccctcctcgtGGCCTGACTGGCAGCCCCTCTGTCCAACCAGTGTCGTTCTTCAGACTCAGAGAAACCACCGGGCGTTTCCACACATGCAACCACCTCGAAGGGCGCATGATTCTTCATGGTCGCACACAAGCTTGCAGCGTGCAGCTTGCCCGGGTGGGGCCGCGTCTGAACTGAACAGCTTCTTGTGGCCATCAGTGGATCGCGAACAGAAGCCGTGCcactccccttttccaacatCACCCAAAACAGACGGCTACAGGAAATCTGATTCGTCTGTTGAATATGGCGTCTGGCACGACTTGCAAGAAAATAGATTGAGCACAGCCAAATGTGTTgcggaaaaaaaaggaaataGGCGTGCCGTTTGGCGATTTTAATCCCGATGGGCTTCTACTACGGCCGCGAGAATTACGTCAAAGCCTCGCTGGGCGTTGCAAACCGGACTTCCACAAAAATACGATTTTTTTGGCGAGCGAGACCGCTCGGGCCAGTAAAACTAGAAATAATTGGATCCCGTCAATTCAAGTATTTTATCGATTTTAACACACGTATTATCCGCGCAGAAGAATTAATGTAAACAAAAGAATCGCGGTAAATAGGGCTATATATCTATGTAGATTATGTTTGTACATTGAAGGTTGCCGGTAATTTATTTAAAAAGTAAAAATACAGTTTCTTTAATAACTGGCGCACGAGCATCGAAGGCGTGTGAGGCTGCCAAAAAATAGCGTATTTTTGTGGAAGTCCGGTTTGCAACGCACAGCGGAGCTTTATTTTTCACGAGGACACTACGGCTACTGCTACACTACTTTTTGTGCTTGGAGGTGACTCAGTACTAGCCACAATTATTGGTGCTTGATACCTGGGTGACAGCAGCTGCGAGTCCTGGGATTCGGTGACCCGGCATCTGCTTCCGGCATTGTTGACCTAAACAGACTCGAACATAGCCGGCCGCGACTCGATCTCAACAAAGCGCTTCGGGCTCATCTTCACCGACCCTTTGAATCCTGTCCTTATCGGTTCCGATAGCTCACACGCCGACGAGAAACATCCCCACTGTTTGATGACGAAGAGAGCAAGTGTCTCAAAATCCGTCCTCAGGATGGCCAGCGGGTCCCTACATGCATCTCACCATCCGTACCTAGTCCTCCCGCCCTGCACAATCTCACACTATGTACAAGCGCACTTAAGCTagtggttggtgatgttggtagccatcgccatcaaccCACAACCGCTTCCTGCCAGCCTTCGGTTCGGAAACCAGGCCAGCTTCAATCTCCAGAATTTCCCTCGGTTGCcccaacacaacacaaccagACATATAGTGTAAATCGTGCTGATAAGAGCGTATAGGTTATGATTTTATGTTTCAATGCCGGAATCTCGCTAGGCTGGATAGGGTAAAGAAccacaaaaagaagcagatCTTCAGCGTTGGGGCGCGGGGCATGTAACGCGGACCGGAACAGTCAACAAAAGTAACAAACAGTCATGATCGGGTCAGAACAAGACGGTCGAGGATTCTGAAGGCCAGATCTTGTGATACACCCACTTCAGACACCACCCACATAAGGTAGTGTAGAAATATGcccctcatcatccgtccttccacccctccaaTCATCCAACTTGCACATGAGGTGACTTCGGCGGCGGGGTGTatgtgctgctgctttttAGGAAATCGCGATTTCCGTTCTGAGATTGTGACATGAGGTGACTGACGTTTGATTCTCGTCTTCATTTACTGACCGGCAAAATATTGGGGATCGAGGTCTGCACCGTGATTTTTTGTACCGTGCAAATGGTGACTTACACGGTGATTGTGTCCCCCAACTTACTGGATCTCTCGAATCATGCTCCCACTCAACAACAGCTACTATTTCTTCTGATACATCGtttgccaccaacaacaagagaaCAAGAGATACAACCTGTGGGATCTCATATTTTgctcatcccatctcatcccccccaagcCAACAACTTCGGAGACAGCTGACCTCTCAGTTTTCGTCTGTCATGCCGCATCAACGCTCATGCAGGCTTGCTGCACAGTTTTCCTGCACCTAGGAGGAGAGACAAGCGAGTACCTGCAGTCTCAGCTCAGTTCATGTGTATTCTTCCATTTTCTTTCGTTATCCGGCCCACGATTGATTCGACCCTTGCCCCGCACACGTGACTTTGATGTCGAAGGTCTCACCATTAGATCAGCAACTGTCGATCTCAAGTCTAGGTTGCCATCGGCCCAGAAGTGATACATGATTTGTCTTGTCCAATGGATGGAAATATCGCTCAGTTATTTCCCGCGTGAGGGTGGGACAAGTGGTTACGTTTTTTATCAGTCATGGGCAGCACGCGACCTGAAATCAGAATGCTGGGTGTCTTGAATTGAAGCTAATTCGAGTAGCAGGAAACGTTCAAGGCGCCAGTAATacgggagaggggggagacgGGCTGTCGttgtcttctccttgatTGGCATGAAGCGGGGTTCTATATTCACGAGCTTGCCAAAGATTGGGGTTGTGATTTGCTTTTTCGCCGCAAAGCCAAACCTTCTTGACGTTCTTGACGgccatcaccctcacaacTCGTTCTAGTATTCACGAGCTCTTGTTTTCACATCACCTTCTCCTGCCCTTGCTTGGTCATTTACTTCACCGCAAAGTTGCTTCACGGCTGAGCAAAAGCACACCCACAAATAGGGAGCCCCAAGTTCTCACGTTTCCCACTAAGAGGtagtggtgtgtgtgtgggacAACAGAGCAAGTCTTACCAATAGGGTAGCAGCCCGTTATCGGCCTTTGTTTCTATGGTTTGGCCCTCCCAAACAGAAATCTGCTCATTCCTTGTGATCTGTCTATCGCTTGGTTGTtcggttgagggggtgggtgtgtgaTTGACAATTTGTTTGTTGCTAGCCAGTGCTTTGGTTGCTATCGGACACTACCCGATCCCCACTATAGTTTGCTTCTTGAATACCTCCTTTATAGTTTTTGGATGGTTAGGTGCATGGAAAGTTGCCTGCTGTGGTTGCTACAGGGACGTCTGTGTCAACAGGCGCCCCTGAGCACGAGCACGGACCATATCTATAAGTAAAGTATATCAGGGGCATTGATCATAGCATACTACCTTTAGAGAATGTTGTTTTGATGTGCTTTGCGGTTGAACTTATTGTATGGTAAGTACTGCACAATGCCGTTGTTTGTTTCTCTGCATTGGTACCTAGCTATAAAACGTAGTTCTCACGAAGTAAACGATTGCCTGCTGCTCTGAGAGAATTGA
It encodes the following:
- a CDS encoding uncharacterized protein (COG:S; EggNog:ENOG503NXMB), with amino-acid sequence MADTTKPVEVPATTAPVAEPVVETKPAEATPAVAEVSETAPAVEATPAAATETEVAAEAPAAEAEEAKKEEVKPVEEGHLEHKGQGANFPKNFLYTKTLFWFGSEPVNVKEIASFKAEKAADVAHHVASWAAETGKGLLFYSEKGDKAAPNGAIQLAEATEPVVDGTNKFHFSSKGHKHTFKAPTAADRDNWVAQLKAKIAEAKELAATVTESETYKKTLESFKPAPVKKEEKAAEPAAEVAPAATTEEAAAAVAEAPVEAAAVETPKEEVKEEEKNEEVKKEEPKRRSASRKRTSIFGSLLGKKEEKKAAEPTAETPAATAEEPAATDAPAVTEAPAAEVAPAVEAATVAETTTEAAPATTEAAATEAKPEEKAEEKKEEVAEARPAVPTKRSSIFGSLPFGKKKAAPVAEAPVKETPAATEAVAETAPVIPAVETTEPLSAEVSSPANVPTETTEVAAAPAETNGETRPAVKSDKRKSSLPFGLGKKKESASSDEEGEKVKSPSAFSKFRATIKGKGKADKVEEKKEETPAATEAVAEEKAEDKAEEKKEEEAVKPAETAEVAAPVVAAEEEKPKPAEAAPVVTATA